One genomic segment of Helianthus annuus cultivar XRQ/B chromosome 14, HanXRQr2.0-SUNRISE, whole genome shotgun sequence includes these proteins:
- the LOC110906619 gene encoding uncharacterized protein LOC110906619, with translation MEKALERYGVTHRLSTAYHPQTNVQVENANRGVKRILEKMHRALWALKTVNLDLTPAARRRYFQIHELEALRDAAYERSSNVKEKTKALHDRGLKDLKEFKVGDKVFLYNSRFKLFPRKLKSKWTGPYVVKEVFPYGAIELFDEVTKGSWKVNGHRLKHYLAGPIDKTEREETPLEDIPNTTI, from the exons ATGGAGAAGGCGTTAGAGCGTTATGGAGTTACTCACCGTTTGTctaccgcatatcatccacaaacaaacGTTCAAGTAGAAAACGCGAATAGGGGAGTGAAGAGAATTCTTGAGAAAATG CACCGAGCGCTTTGGGCTCTTAAAACCGTCAATCTTGATCTTACTCCCGCGGCTAGGAGGAGGTACTTCCAAATCCATGAATTAGAGGCCCTTAGAGATGCGGCGTATGAGCGTTCTTCGAATGTTAAAGAGAAAACGAAAGCGTTGCATGATAGGGGGTTAAAGGATTTGAAGGAGTTTAAAGTTGGTGATAAAGTGTTTCTCTATAATTCAAGGTTCAAATTATTTCCCAGAAAATTGAAGTCGAAATGGACGGGACCTTATGTGGTGAAGGAGGTGTTCCCGTACGGCGCGATTGAGTTGTTTGATGAAGTTACAAAGGGATCTTGGAAGGTGAATGGCCATAGATTGAAGCATTACTTAGCTGGCCCGATTGACAAGACCGAGAGGGAGGAAACTCCTCTCGAAGACATTCCAAATACCACCATTTAG